CTCTTCGGCTCAAGTTCCTGCTCATATTCCGGCTCATGGTCCTCATCAAGTCATCTCCAGTCAATGCTGAAGCCATTTCTAGAACCACAGATGGATATCaaaaaaaattactcgtatatgaACATAAATAACCTGTATTAGATTATTTGAGGTTAATGTGATATGTTTTTGTCTCTagattttggtttgtttttatAGTACACAAATGATGATTACTAAGAAAGCAGAGATGACAAAATGCAGCATGTATTGGTGTCTGGTAATATTTGACTAATTTAATTCCATCTTTTGTCATGTTATGTGGATTCCTAATTGCTACTAATCTAGTTAATAATTAGTGGTCattaagaatgaaaaaaaaaaggcgtAACTCGTCTCTGGCAATTTCTATCGACCTGTTTCTACTGTCAACATGTCTATATAAACCGGTTTCACAACCAACATGAGAATGAGATATGAATCAAATTGCGATAAGATTGAAGAGTAATCGGACAAGATTTAAACCCttgaacttttcttttttatgttggATTACTATCTAGGGAACACTTGGTCACTCAGAATGGATTGTGctacaaatttaattttaaacatataaagaAAACGGTTTTATACTTTGATGGGATTTTAGATTTTCTGTAATAATTGATTATCTAAATCTTAAGCTAGTAGTCTTTACCAATATTGAAACAATTCTTGATTGCTTTAGCACGGCTTAAAATAGTTAAGTTTCAGATTTTGCaacatgtttttaattataactaAAAGTACTTTTCTATGATCATCTGACATTTACTAGAGTTATACCCGCATAATGCTACGTCAGCGGTGTGGTGGCAGTGAAGAGTGTGTAGGTAAATGATAGTGTATGTATTACTCATAAGATTTAAGAGATAAATAATGTAAAAAGGCAAGGGAGACATATTGGTCATTTTACATattcaaaaaatataactttCTAATATACGATTTTCTACCagaataaacatataaatacaaaattaaaattattattagaattattaactaatataaGGAAGGAGTAGGGGCTTACAATATGTATATGatgtaatatagatatataacatTCATTTTTTCATAAAGATTGTTTATAAGAATCACAGGTTAAACTAAGCATATCAAATGACTCTCACTACAAAACTGCCAATCTTATCCACCTTTTTGTCTacacttcatcaacaagattcTAGCAATTGGATGAAGTTAAAGAGTTCCTATTTTCAGAATCTAGTGGTTGGATTGACCAAAGCTGTAGAGTCAATGCTCTAGTTtattaaattcttaattttttagtattatatatagtgTTATAGTAGTTGGCACCTTATGGAGTAATTTTATTAAGGTTTTGGTTTCCAATATACTACTGATATCAATCCTTTGAGTCACATTTGGTGTAAGAAAGTAGTTTCTATGTTTATGTGCCTTTCTAACAAATAAAAGCGTTACGTTTATGTATTACTCTTCCTTTTTGTTTCAGGTATTCGCATTTCTATTCTATTTGTCGTCttatcattttctattttcaaagatagattgataatttttatttttttttagaacagcgaaGAGCCGGACCACGGGTATCCGGACTGAATACCGTGGGCCTATCCGATCCCCTCCCCCGCCCGATCCACCCGGTAAATTCAACTCGCTCGCCAAGAATATTGGCTACTAACAACGCTCAAGATTAGATTCGAACGTGTGACCCATGCTACAACATCCGGGGTGTCCAACCACTGCACTAGCAAATGAAggacatatagattgataaatTATCAACCGTAGGTAAAACAaaacatttaacattttcaaatCAGTTACATTCAAAAGCTTTTAAGAAAAACTGTTACTTGATCAACTAAAATGCCAAAAATTAtgctttctttttttacttttgagtaTTTCAAGTGTGCAACAGATAAAGCAACAGGTTGTATTGATGATATTTGATTATTTACACGTCAGTTTGTACTTAAAAaacttgttttaaaaaaatacttgtattatgtatgattttttttaacggccAACTGAACACATTATACTATTATAGCCCGTTAGCCCGAACTCCATTGATTGCTAAAAGTTACCGTCAGCTGGCCCAACCCATCCAGACGAAACCAAGACCCGTTAGTCTCACAATTTGGGGAAAACTCATCAACCCATCCGTCCATAGACGCTACGAGTTGTAATCTACGATCAATTAATGGTAAACTCAGTTGTTTCTAAAACTAGAACCGAAGTCTCTTCATGCCAAAGTTATCACCGGAAGACCCCATGTCAATCTTTCTATTAAGGTCTTAAgtgtattattaatttgtagGAAAAATTTTGGATAATGTTATTTGTACCACACTCGTAATAGTTAAGGATGTGAAATGTGAATGGTGGCGACTGGCGAGAAAAGAGAGGCCCAAAGGGTCAACATGCATCTGGCCCACCTTATATTATACGGTGTTTGCCTGTTTGGCTACGGTCCGTAAATTGGCTAAATGGGTCATGGGTGTGCCTTTTATATTAATTGCAacggtttttattatttttattattattcttttattgcAATAGCtatattatattagataaaaaaatCATTTGAGGTTACAGAAAGAAGTATGGCTTTTGGATGGTTAAATGAATTTTGTACTTCCCCAAGACAACAAACATACATCAACAATATTCAATATCGTCAAATACAAGGTATAAAAGATGCAAGATCTAGATAGTaatcaacaaaataaatacttCGTATTTTTGTTTGAGAGAAAACAAAACTATAATCTTCTTTTCAAAGGAAAATATATaaagggaaaagtgagtatgaggttgtcaCACACTCACACACCCGACTTagatgaaaaacccctcacatattcttattaaattttttgtgtaattaataaatgattaggcccataatttttatggaataaaaaatcaagatgtaCAGGGTTTTCACTCAAATTGGATGTACTCACTTCCCTATAattaaatacatacataatagCCAATGTTATATATTACATCGACATTAAGATGATAATATCAGTCGCAACCAATTTTAGAGCAAGCGATAACAATTGGACCTTAAACTTGCCACGACGTTTGAATAAACATATGAGATTAACTTTAATCTACTTTGTAAGAACCACAAAGAGTCGTTAATGTTTTACCGGTACACAAAAAACACTAAatagtttcattacaattcCATTTAAATTACTATATGCAGGTTAACAACGCAACATGTGACATGAGTCATAAAAGGCCATCAATAACTAATGATTGTTAATCTACTAATTTAAGACCTTAAAATAATGATCCTAAGGGTATTACTTTCCGAAAAGACATTTAGGTATAATGCAGAGGCGCTACATACAAATAAAGCAAGTCATAAATATGTTATGAACTTATGATGCTTGGAATAGGATTTTGCATGATCTTAATCAACACATAGACGATCCCTGATAGCATTTCGATCTTGAAAGACCGGTAAAAAGCCAATTAGATAGGAAATGACTAAACAGGTTAAGAGAGAATACAAACAAAAGCAAGTAGAGCCAAAAAGCAACAAATCTCTTACGAGTTAAACCCCATTGCATAGTTTTTTCTTACTTTGACGTTTAGAAAAAACTAAACTGAAACTCCGATTATATAGCATTTGGTTTGTAAGAAGGTACTAATGATGTAGAATGTACATGCAATCAAGATCTGTACAACAATTACAGTACTACCAGCTTTCATGGTCAACATGCAAAAGCTTCCAACACCACTAGTAAAAAACCGGTCATAAGGCTTGCATCACTCTTCCTCTCATATCGATATAAAAAGGACCACCTTTTAGTTGGTAAAAATCAAAACATCAAGTAGAACCCGAGCTATTCACTGGACAAAAAATTTCATCAATAGTATCATCTACTGATCCAGATAATAATCGAGCTTCTGCAATTTGAAGTGCCATGGCCGCCTTGTAAGTTAGTAAGTCTGCGACCTCCATTAATAGCTGAGCTCTTTGACGCTTCACAATTGCCACCTGTTTAGCCCTCTCTGCAGCTGCTTCGGCCTCTTGAACTCTAATGATGGCATTTCCTTCCTCTTCAACTGCATTATTTTCAAACAAGCATTCCATAAAGATATTTCGACATCAAGGTAGATTCATTTAATTTAAGTTCCAATTTAGTAGAGTATCATAAGTTCATTTACTCTATCCGTCCTAAAAGAAGGGTCTACATTTTCATTTTAGTTAGTCTCAAAAATATATCTATTCCAAAAGTACATATTGATTTTACAATTCTACCCTTGTTAATCTCATTCACAAAGCCAGATCCTTGTAACTTAGAAAAAGCAAGGATAAATTTGTCATTTAGGTACTATACAATGCAATgattattaattcattaaacTACATGCCCTCAGGGATGGAGAGGATACAGTATACACATTTGACTAGCTGAAAAGCCTAAACTGAACCAGCTATTGAATCTCGCATTAGAGTTAGTCTGCTCAGCCACAGCCACAGCCACTAACACACTTTACACAGAATAGCATAAGAAGAAATAAATGATCTTTCAATACTAGAGCTATCAGGAGGACTTAGTTAGCATCGCGGTATTGGAACGTCCCGTCAGCCTAAAGGTTGTGGGCTCAAGTCTCATTGGAGACATTTGGAGTATTATTAGGTGGTATAGGTGTAAAAAAGAAACTGTAAATTATCAACCCACATATAACATAGGAAAAGATGTTAACAGTTATGGTCGAAAGATAAGCAGATAAACAAACCTTTCAGAAAAGTCAGCTGCTTTCCCCTTCCTGCTTGGCTCACGCGTTGTCTAAATGATCTCTTCTTACGCAAGACCGCTTTAATATTAAGTTGTTCAGGGTTTTTTGGTTTGTAAGACTGCCAAGAAAGATCAATTTGTTAGAAAAGCAACTTCAACTATGACACAAAATGATAATTATTGACTGGACACACACACAGTACTAAGCATGCATCCCCATGTTGACAGTTAAGGATACAAAACCCCCCATTAGATTTCAAACTGTTGCCACTCTCCATCTAAAGTACCGATCTAAAATTAAGAAAGTGCCAATTAGATTCATACACTGCTACACAATTATCCCTCATTGATGCAGCACTGACAATAAAAATCGTCTTTTATTTGCCACACCATATAGGGATACATGTCTAATGTAAATAAGCATCTAGTCAGACATTTCTTTACAGTTTTGCACTAACGAAAAGCCTATGACAGAATTGACAAATCAGATACGATTTGATGGTACAGCATGACAAGAGGTCCATTATCTGTTTTGTTGCTAACTCAAGCTTTCATACAATCATACTACATAAAAGCATCCAGTGATAAACCAGAAAATGCAATCACTAAACTTTTGCTAGCAGAGATGACAACCCGACTTATTTACTAGATGACTAGATCAGATTATGATGGGTCAACGGGCAAAATTAAAAGGCTATCTTAGTTAGATCGGGCTAAATGGGTCAAGTGGAATCACGGctgaaataatataattagaCCGTACTTATTGTGCTacttgacccattacccaatcgCATAGGGCCCACCCACTTTGCCACATCTATTTACTTGCATACATCCTGCGAAGACAGAAATTTAATACtgtatattgttatttttaccTGAAACACCCGAACAAGAGCTGATTGCTTCTTCTTCCGTTTAGCCATCCAATAATTATAGATAGCTTCCAAAGCTTCCTTTGCTGCCAGCATAGAACATCGATCAACAGCCAATGTAATATCAGAATAATCCTCTGGACTGACATAGATCCCTCTTTCAAAAGCATCAATTATTTTCTCAAAAGTAGCATCATCTACCCGTGTATTCTGCACATCGTTGAGTTTGTTCAGCCACTCATCATCACCAGAATCCATGTCATAAACCGGATCACTCTTCTCCAACACTCTGGAAACTTCATCGCCTCTTGAGCTGATATATGAATCGGGCATCTTAAATGGTACATGCTTCTCCTCTGCATACCCCACTACTTCATTCACACGAGGAACGGGTATTATACTCTCTACAGATGACTTCACTTGCACGCTTCGTTCAGAACAACTTCTGTATAGTTCCTTGAAAACAGACCAGTCTTTCCTATTTGGAAACTCAAGCTTCCAACTCTCATCACTTCCAGTCCAAATTATGGCATGAGTTACACGATTGGAAGCATAGGGTCTCATTACATTTCGGGCTTCAACACGATACCTCTCAACCCCGTTTCTTTTAACCACAAGAAACCACTGATTAGGAGGCGACATCTCCATCGTAATAACAGCTCCTACTTCTCTATAACACCTGTCTGCTTCCATTACCAAGATACTTGCATTGCAACTCTCTGAGCCTGTATCTCGCCTtaattttttgtattcttgaaaACTAGCTCTTCGAAGTGAACTACTAATATCAAGGTTTGACTTAATCGGAAAAAACGGAACACCATCCTGCACAACTCTCCCACCCGACTTCAAGTGTCCAAAAGTTGAAGGACCAATATGCTTTCTTGACCTCAAAGAGCTCCGCCTCTTTTGTAGACCACGGTGCATAGCAACACAAGTTCTTGGAGGCAAACTTGAAGAACTTAACCGAGTCAGTCTAGGAGCCACAACCCTCATTTCCTTCTTTTTCCTACCTCTAGTTTTTGGACCTACACTAGGCTCAGTCATCACATTCCGTACCAAACCTTCTGTTACAACTTTCTTTTTCCTACCTCTACGCCTTGGAACCGCACTAGGCTCAACCTTAACATCCGGTTCCAAAATGGATGGTTGCAACTCTTCCATCCCAACCACCTTCCTAGATTGCTGCCTAAAAAACTTTTTCCCGAATTTCGCATCCACATCATCACAATTCGTTAGCTCACTCCTCTTTCGTTTCCTCGTATACACAACTCCCCACCGCCTATTTTCCGCCCCACAATCCTCCCCAACACCCTCAACCGAATCGAATTCCTTCGATTCCTCTAACTTAAAATCCTTAAATGCCACTCCACCATCAACAACATCCAACACAACATCAACACCTTTCTTCCCTCCATTCGACTTTCGCCATCCTCTtccgtcgccgccaccaccacgaAGCAGCTCGATCCAATCATCACCCACAGCTAAACTAGGCTTTCTCATATGCTTAATCACTTTACTTTCTTCACAAGGAAACAACCTTCTACCTGACCTTAAAACCCTAGCACCAAAAACCCTTGTCGTCCTTCTCATCTCCACCGACGGCATCACCCTCCGATCACTTTTCCGGTCACTTTTCCGGCCACTTCTCAACAACGTTTTTTCACCAACTCTCTTCACTATTTTTAATAGATTTTCAATTTATCAAATAACCCATAAAattaagtaataaaaataaatacaaaaactatcatatatacatacataaatataacctataaaaaaaaaaaaaaaaaaaagatttatagattatagattattGAGGCATAATAAGATCTGGGTATTGTAAGAATCGAATAATTGTACGGAAAGTTAAAGGCTTTTTCTTATATTTcgataatatgatatatatgttatagatatagatatagcgACATGGGTGTGGGTGTGAGTTGCACGTACCTGATGACGGCGCGTGAGaatatagataatatagatatagatattataattataaatataaaatagtaaaagtaaatatgatatgatggaaggaaggaaggaaggatGGATGGGTGGGTGGGTTTGGCGGCCGAGAGAGATGAAGGGGTGAAGTGAACAAAGATGAATGGGTCCGTGGCCGTTGGATCTGTAACCCTAGGAGAGTAACTGTACTTTGATCATCTTCTCCTCTTTTTTCTGTATATAAGttaaataaagctttattttattatactaaaattagaaaaaatattatatttaattataaatatcgGGGATAGATTGAAATTTCTAGTTGAGTCCATATAATATTGTTGACGTTCCAAGTATGATGGACAAAGTTTCATATACAagatatatttttcttaaacaACTTTTCATATGATTAcgtttttaatattatgttcGTGATAATTTGTTTGTGAAAACtggtttatttttgtttattcgtGTTTTTTATTATGCTAAAACTAGATTTTTGACCCGTATCAAACACTTGATGCGGTGTTtacgacattatcaatattagatgttcatacatttaagttataaaagcttataattttgaagatatatgattccaagtgttatattttttaagttgtagtacaataatcacaggttcagCACTGTCGTTATTAGCTGaaaaatattgataaaattgtttgccgtagtcattctctat
The Erigeron canadensis isolate Cc75 chromosome 2, C_canadensis_v1, whole genome shotgun sequence DNA segment above includes these coding regions:
- the LOC122589233 gene encoding uncharacterized protein LOC122589233, with protein sequence MPSVEMRRTTRVFGARVLRSGRRLFPCEESKVIKHMRKPSLAVGDDWIELLRGGGGDGRGWRKSNGGKKGVDVVLDVVDGGVAFKDFKLEESKEFDSVEGVGEDCGAENRRWGVVYTRKRKRSELTNCDDVDAKFGKKFFRQQSRKVVGMEELQPSILEPDVKVEPSAVPRRRGRKKKVVTEGLVRNVMTEPSVGPKTRGRKKKEMRVVAPRLTRLSSSSLPPRTCVAMHRGLQKRRSSLRSRKHIGPSTFGHLKSGGRVVQDGVPFFPIKSNLDISSSLRRASFQEYKKLRRDTGSESCNASILVMEADRCYREVGAVITMEMSPPNQWFLVVKRNGVERYRVEARNVMRPYASNRVTHAIIWTGSDESWKLEFPNRKDWSVFKELYRSCSERSVQVKSSVESIIPVPRVNEVVGYAEEKHVPFKMPDSYISSRGDEVSRVLEKSDPVYDMDSGDDEWLNKLNDVQNTRVDDATFEKIIDAFERGIYVSPEDYSDITLAVDRCSMLAAKEALEAIYNYWMAKRKKKQSALVRVFQSYKPKNPEQLNIKAVLRKKRSFRQRVSQAGRGKQLTFLKVEEEGNAIIRVQEAEAAAERAKQVAIVKRQRAQLLMEVADLLTYKAAMALQIAEARLLSGSVDDTIDEIFCPVNSSGST